A window of Primulina tabacum isolate GXHZ01 chromosome 4, ASM2559414v2, whole genome shotgun sequence contains these coding sequences:
- the LOC142543403 gene encoding UPF0613 protein PB24D3.06c: MNTLSASSQSTSSTTSWFSGIVGGRSASSKMPINSSIASSGDSFGGACVPVNKKRQFHGVMFKYGPKSIQVAFKTGDYKQQVIFIGGLTDGFLATEYLEPLAIALEKEHWSLVQFLLSSSYSGYGTSSLKQDAVELDQLISYLINKEDSEGVVLLGHSTGCQDIVYYLRTNAACSRAVRAAILQAPVSDREYKATLPETASMIDLASKMLSDGRGLELMPQEANPDSPITAYRYHSLCAYNGDDDMFSSDFSEDQLKQKLGHMSNTPTLIMFSMGDENVPDYVDKKALVDRLCRAMGGAEKVEIEHGNHSLSNRIEEAVQAIMEFIRRDGPKGWEDPWS, encoded by the exons ATGAATACCTTATCAGCTTCTTCGCAATCGACGTCGTCTACAACTTCTTGGTTTTCAGGAATTGTTGGCGGCCGCTCCGCCTCTTCCAAGATGCCCATCAACTCTTCGATCGCCTCCTCCGGCGACAGCTTCGGCGGTGCTTGTGTGCCCGTTAACAAGAAGCGTCAGTTTCATGGGGTGATGTTCAAGTACGGGCCAAAATCAATCCAG GTTGCATTTAAGACTGGAGATTACAAACAGCAAGTTATTTTCATTGGTGGGCTGACAGATGGTTTTTTGGCTACGGA ATATTTGGAACCTTTGGCAATAGCTTTGGAGAAAGAACATTGGTCATTGGTTCAATTTCTACTTTCATCTTCATATAGTGGATATGGTACCTCAAGCTTGAAACAA GATGCCGTGGAGCTTGATCAATTGATTAGCTACTTGATTAACAAAGAAGATTCTGAAGGTGTGGTGCTACTTGGACACAGTACTGGCTGTCAG GATATTGTTTATTATTTGCGTACCAATGCAGCCTGTTCAAGAGCAGTTCGGGCAGCTATTTTGCAG GCTCCAGTCAGCGACCGGGAATATAAAGCTACACtgccagaaacggcttcaatgATTGATTTGGCGTCAAAGATGCTAAGTGATGGACGTGGATTAGAATTGATGCCCCAAGAAGCCAATCCTGATTCTCCAATCACTGCCTATAG ATATCATTCACTCTGTGCATACAACGGTGATGATGACATGTTCAGCTCCGACTTCAGCGAAGACCAATTGAAACAGAAACTCGGGCACATGTCTAACACCCCAACTCTG ATCATGTTTTCCATGGGCGACGAAAATGTTCCGGATTATGTGGACAAGAAAGCTTTGGTTGATAG ATTGTGTAGAGCCATGGGTGGTGCAGAAAAGGTCGAAATCGAACATGGTAACCACTCTCTATCCAATCGAATCGAGGAAGCTGTCCAAGCCATTATGGAGTTCATCAGGCGGGATGGACCCAAGGGATGGGAGGATCCATGGAGTTAA